In Kitasatospora sp. NA04385, a single genomic region encodes these proteins:
- a CDS encoding CoA ester lyase, which translates to MTTVNRLRPRRSCLAVPGSNPRFLEKAQGLPADQVFLDLEDACAPLVKESARHHIVDALNNGDWGGKTRVVRVNDWTTHWTYRDVITVVEGAGQNLDCIMLPKVQDAQQVIALDLLLTQIEKTVGLEVGKIGIEAQIENAKGLINVDAIAAASPRLETVIFGPADFMASINMKSLVVGEQPPGYGADAYHYILMRILMAARANDLQAIDGPYLQIRNQEGYREVARRSAALGFDGKWVLHPDQVGAANEIYSPSQDDYDHAELILDAYDWCTSEAGGAKGSAMLGDEMIDEASRKMALVIAGKGRAAGMERTTKFEQPVSDKTAEA; encoded by the coding sequence ATGACGACCGTGAACCGCCTCCGTCCGCGCCGTTCCTGCCTGGCCGTACCGGGCAGCAACCCGCGCTTCCTGGAGAAGGCCCAGGGCCTGCCCGCCGACCAGGTCTTCCTGGACCTGGAGGACGCCTGCGCCCCGCTGGTCAAGGAGAGCGCCCGGCACCACATCGTGGACGCCCTCAACAACGGCGACTGGGGCGGCAAGACCCGGGTCGTCCGGGTCAACGACTGGACCACGCACTGGACCTACCGCGACGTGATCACGGTGGTCGAGGGCGCCGGCCAGAACCTGGACTGCATCATGCTGCCCAAGGTGCAGGACGCCCAGCAGGTGATCGCGCTGGACCTGCTGCTGACCCAGATCGAGAAGACGGTGGGCCTGGAGGTCGGCAAGATCGGCATCGAGGCGCAGATCGAGAACGCCAAGGGCCTGATCAACGTCGACGCGATCGCCGCCGCCTCGCCCCGGCTGGAGACCGTCATCTTCGGGCCGGCCGACTTCATGGCGTCCATCAACATGAAGTCCCTGGTGGTCGGCGAGCAGCCGCCCGGCTACGGCGCCGACGCCTACCACTACATCCTGATGCGCATCCTGATGGCGGCCCGCGCCAACGACCTCCAGGCGATCGACGGCCCCTACCTGCAGATCCGCAACCAGGAGGGCTACCGCGAGGTGGCCCGCCGCTCGGCCGCGCTCGGCTTCGACGGCAAGTGGGTGCTGCACCCGGACCAGGTCGGCGCCGCGAACGAGATCTACTCGCCCTCGCAGGACGACTACGACCACGCCGAGCTGATCCTGGACGCCTACGACTGGTGCACCTCGGAGGCCGGCGGCGCCAAGGGCTCGGCGATGCTCGGCGACGAGATGATCGACGAGGCCAGCCGCAAGATGGCCCTGGTCATCGCGGGCAAGGGCCGGGCGGCGGGCATGGAGCGCACCACCAAGTTCGAACAGCCTGTTTCCGACAAGACGGCGGAGGCGTGA
- a CDS encoding acyl-CoA dehydrogenase family protein yields the protein MGRLAQTDGLTEIQRDILATVREFVDKEIIPVATELEHRDEYPTAIVEGMKQLGLFGLTIPEEYGGLGESLLTYALVVEEIARGWMSVSGIVNTHFIVAHMISAHGTPEQKEYFLPRMAAGELRGAFSMSEPGLGSDVSAISTKGVRDGEHYVLNGQKMWLTNGGTSSVVAVLCKTDEGGSTPYKNMTTFLIEKTPGFGPNGTVPGLTVPGKIEKMGYKGVDTTELVLQDVRVPADRVLGGVPGRGFYQMMDGVEVGRVNVAARGCGVARRAFELGIAYAQQRVAFGKKIAEHQAIQFKLAEMATKVEAAHQMMVMAARKKDSGQRNDLEAGMAKYLASEYCKEVVEDSFRIHGGYGFSKEYEIERLYREAPMLLIGEGTAEIQKMIVGRRLLEEYRLAD from the coding sequence ATGGGACGCCTCGCACAGACCGACGGCCTCACCGAGATCCAGCGGGACATCCTCGCCACCGTGCGGGAGTTCGTCGACAAGGAGATCATCCCGGTCGCCACCGAGCTGGAGCACCGGGACGAGTACCCCACCGCCATCGTCGAGGGCATGAAGCAGCTCGGCCTGTTCGGGCTGACCATCCCCGAGGAGTACGGCGGCCTCGGCGAGTCGCTGCTCACCTACGCCCTGGTGGTGGAGGAGATCGCCCGCGGCTGGATGTCGGTCTCCGGCATCGTCAACACCCACTTCATCGTGGCGCACATGATCAGCGCGCACGGCACCCCGGAGCAGAAGGAGTACTTCCTGCCCAGGATGGCGGCCGGCGAGCTGCGCGGCGCCTTCTCGATGTCCGAGCCGGGCCTCGGCTCCGACGTGTCGGCGATCTCCACCAAGGGCGTCAGGGACGGCGAGCACTACGTCCTGAACGGCCAGAAGATGTGGCTGACCAACGGCGGCACCTCCAGCGTGGTCGCGGTGCTCTGCAAGACCGACGAGGGCGGCAGCACCCCGTACAAGAACATGACCACCTTCCTGATCGAGAAGACTCCCGGCTTCGGGCCGAACGGGACCGTGCCCGGCCTGACCGTGCCCGGCAAGATCGAGAAGATGGGCTACAAGGGCGTCGACACCACCGAGTTGGTGCTCCAGGACGTCCGGGTGCCGGCCGACCGCGTCCTGGGCGGCGTCCCCGGCCGGGGCTTCTACCAGATGATGGACGGCGTCGAGGTCGGCCGGGTCAACGTGGCCGCGCGCGGCTGCGGGGTGGCCCGGCGGGCGTTCGAGCTGGGCATCGCGTACGCGCAGCAGCGGGTCGCCTTCGGCAAGAAGATCGCCGAGCACCAGGCGATCCAGTTCAAGCTCGCCGAGATGGCCACCAAGGTCGAGGCCGCGCACCAGATGATGGTGATGGCCGCCCGCAAGAAGGACAGCGGGCAGCGCAACGACCTGGAGGCCGGGATGGCCAAGTACCTGGCCTCCGAGTACTGCAAGGAGGTCGTCGAGGACTCCTTCCGCATCCACGGCGGCTACGGCTTCTCCAAGGAGTACGAGATCGAGCGGCTGTACCGGGAGGCCCCGATGCTGCTGATCGGTGAAGGTACGGCGGAGATCCAGAAGATGATCGTGGGACGCCGGCTGCTGGAGGAGTACCGGCTCGCCGACTGA
- a CDS encoding MaoC family dehydratase encodes MQFGRTYEEFEVGAVYKHWPGKTVTEYDDHLFCLLTMNHHPLHLDANYATTTVQGKNVVVGNYVYSLLLGMSVPDVSGKAIANLEIESLRHVAPTFHGDTLYGETTVLDKNMTSKPDRGIVYVETKGYKQDGTVVCTFRRKVMVPTAAYAAERGGEQPGRPEPLA; translated from the coding sequence ATGCAGTTCGGACGCACCTACGAGGAGTTCGAGGTCGGCGCGGTCTACAAGCACTGGCCCGGCAAGACCGTCACCGAGTACGACGACCACCTGTTCTGCCTGCTCACCATGAACCACCACCCGCTGCACCTGGACGCCAACTACGCGACCACCACCGTGCAGGGGAAGAACGTCGTGGTCGGCAACTACGTCTACTCGCTGCTGCTCGGCATGTCGGTGCCGGACGTCTCCGGCAAGGCGATCGCCAACCTGGAGATCGAGTCGCTGCGGCACGTCGCGCCGACCTTCCACGGCGACACGCTGTACGGCGAGACCACGGTTCTCGACAAGAACATGACATCGAAGCCGGATCGCGGCATCGTGTACGTCGAGACCAAGGGGTACAAGCAGGACGGCACCGTCGTCTGCACCTTCCGCCGCAAGGTGATGGTGCCGACGGCGGCGTACGCGGCGGAGCGCGGCGGGGAACAGCCCGGCCGCCCCGAGCCGCTCGCCTGA